The DNA sequence AGCAGGGTAAGCTGACAGAGCAAGGTTTTATCGGTAAAGCCATCTCTCTCGAGCTGGATGAAGAGCAGGCCAGAGTATTTGCCAACGCCCTTGAGATGGATGACGACACCTTGCTGGATGAGTCCATGTCCCTGTATGACGGTGAGTCCCAGGCTTTCTGTGGCCTTGAGGATTTTGAGGCGGCGCTCAAGAGCTGGCAGGCCTTCATCGAAGAGAGCCGATAAGCAGAAAAAGCACGGGAAATCTTGCAAAGAAAAAGGCAGCTCAGGCTGCCTTTTTACGTTTTAGCTGTTTTGACCGGCGTAGCACCTAGGCTCACTGGTTAAGGTAGCGTACCGCCATCTCTGTACGTGACTTGGCGTTGGCCTTGCGCAGCAGGTTCTTCACATGCACCTTGACCGTGCCTTCGCTGATATGCAGCTGCTCTGAGATCACCCGGTTGCTCTTGCCTTCGGCCAGTTGCTCGAGGATCTGTAGCTCTCTCGGGGTCAGGTTGTCTATCCAGGCCTGCTCGTCGGCGCCATCTTTCAGCTCATAGATGAAGTCTTCCACCGACTCAGAGATCACTCTGTGACCCTGCATGGCATTCTTCAGCTTCTCCAGCAGCAGATCTGGCTCTGTGTCTTTCAGTAGGTAACCGTCGGCGCCGGCCCTGACCAGGCGGATAACGTCCTGCTTGGCATCGGATACCGTGAGGATCACGATGCGGCTGGTGACCCCTTCCTGACGTAAGGCATTGAGGGTATCAAGCCCTGTCATTCCCTTCATGTTGAGGTCCAGTAGCACGATATCTGGTTCGTTTTCGGCAATTGCCGACAGGGCATCTAGGCCGCTGCCTGCTTCACCAAACAGGGTGAAGTCTGAGTCAGAGGTGATAAGTTGACAGATCCCGCGACGTAGCAGGGGATGATCGTCTACGACCAAAACTGAATATGGTTTGCCCATTATATTGCCTCCACTGAGGTCTGTTTTATTTAAAAATTAGTATCTTATTTCACCAGCATCCCTACTGGCGCGGCTCTTGTTCGGGCGGGAAAAGCAAGGTGACTGTGGTTCCGCCCTGTTCATTGCTGCTGAAGTCTACCACACCCGAGAGGCGACTTGCGCGTTCATGCATGATTCCTATGCCAAAATGTTGATCCCTCTCCTTGAGCTTCTCAAGGCCAACGCCGTCGTCGCTGATGCTGATCTTGACGTTGTTACCGCTACGGGTACAACAGATATGAATATGATCCGCCTGGGCATGCTTGATGGCGTTGAGGGTCGCCTCACGGGTGAGCTGCAGCACATGAATGTGTTGATGAGCGCCGAGCAGCTGGATAGGCAGCTTATCTTCCAGGGTGATCTTGGCCGTAGTTTGTCCCCTGAGCTGGTCGAGCATCATCTCGATCGCATGATTGAGGTTGGGATCTTTAATGGTCAGGCGGAAGGTAGACAGCAGCTCACGCAGCTGCACATAGGCGGTGTTGACCCCTTCGTTGATCTCCTTGAGCTGCTCCTCTACCTGAGGGCTGCGACACTGGCTGTCCAGCCCCTTGGAGAGCAGGTTGACCTGGATCTTGAGAAACGAGAGTAGCTGACCCAGAGAGTCGTGCAGCTCACGGGCGATCACGCCGCGCTCCTCCATCAGTGCCAGTTGCTGGCGCTGCTCGCCGGCGTTATAGATGACGATGGAGCGGGCCAGCATGATGGCGAAGTTCTCGAACAAGGGGTGATTGATTTCACCCAGGGCAGTGACCTCAAGATAGCCCAGTTCGTTGTCGGCAAATTTCAATGGGAAACGGGTCTGGCTGCGCGAGGCGATGGGCCAGCCGCCGTCGGCATCTATGTAGAGCTTCTCTTTATCATCTTGGGCGATCACCAGGCGCAGGAAACTGTTGGGTTCGTGGGCCCTGAGCTGATTCAGCGCTTGTTTCAGGGTACTGATCTCCAGCTTGCCCGAGTGCAGCATCACCAGGTTGTCGTAGAGCAGCTTGAGCTCGTTGTTGGCGCGGGTGAGGGCGAAGGTCTTCTCTTTGACCTGATTTTCCAGGTTGTTATAGAGGGTCGACAGCTCTTTGGCACTGGTGGCCAGGGCGTTGCTGAGCGAGCTGAGCTCAATATATTCGCTATCTGGCATGGTGACATCGAACTCCCCCTTAGAGATGGTGTTGGCCGACTCCATCAACTGATTGAGGGGGGTGACCACCTTACGCTTGGTAAAGCGTACGGCGAAGAAGGCGATCAGTAACATGAGCCCCAGGCCGGTGATCTGGCTGGCGGCCAGCAGCTTGAGCTTGAAGGCAGCGAACTCCTCGGTTTCCAGCACGAAGAGATCTATGGTGTCGACGAAATCTTTGAGGGCGGAGACATAGAGGCGTGAGTTCTCCTCTTCAATATATTGCTTCATCACCTGCCATTTCTGGATAACCAACAGGTATTGGGAGGCGAGATCGTCTGGGGTCATCCAGTCGAGTGAGCGTTTCAGTGCATCCGAGTGGAGGGTGGCCTCAAACTCTCTAATTTTGTCGTCGGCTCCCTCGCTGCCAGAGTTGGCGTAGAACATCAGACGGTAACTCTGCATACGCAGCGAGCCGGAGGCGTTGATGGCTCTGGCGTCTCCCAGGCTATAAGCCAAATTAGCTATGGCGAAGGTGGCGAGTCCACTGGAAAGTAAAATTAAGGCCAGCATTAACCTTAATATGGTGGAGGTGAGGCTGCCTTTCTTCATGTATTAGAACTCATTAAATTATAGGGAAAAATCGGAAATTTGGACTATGATACTTGTTTAGCAATTGCTGATAAAATTAACAAGGTGATAAAAATGTGACCAACAACACATTCACATTATGATCTGCCTCAAGTTTTGACCCGGATACCCCATAAGGGGTATATTTTTAACGGGGTTAAGGGACTAACTTTGGCCTTGGAGATGTTGTGGTTTTTAAGACTACTATAAAAAGTAACACGGAGATGAGATGGTGAGAACATTAACTACAAAAACCTTTGCACTGAGTGCTTTGGTCGCCGCTGGCCTGATGGCTACCGGCGTGATGGCAAGTGACAAGACTGAGCCACGTAACGAAGTCTACAAAGACAAGTTTTCTAAGCAGTACAACAGCTGGCATGACACAGCCGAAAGCAAAGAAGTTGTCGATATGCTTGAAGAAGTTCCTAGCCTGGTTGTGTTGTGGGCAGGTTACGGCTTCGCAAAAGATTATAATGCACCTCGTGGTCATATGTATGCGGTAACCGACGTACGTAACACACTGCGTACCGGTGCACCTAAGTCTGCCGAAGATGGCCCAATGCCAATGGCATGTTGGTCATGTAAGAGCCCAGACGTGCCTCGCGTGATCGAAGAGCAGGGCGAAGATGGCTACTTCACTGGTAAGTGGTACAAAGGTGGCGCAGAAATCGTGAACACTATCGGTTGTTCTGACTGTCACGAGAAAGGCTCTTCTAAACTACGTATGTCTCGTCCATTCGCCGAGCGCGCCATGGCAACACTAGGCACGCCATTTGACAAGGCTTCTAAGAAAGACAAGCAGTCTATGGTGTGTGGTCAGTGTCACGTAGAGTACTACTTCGAGAAGACCAAAGATCGCAAAGGTTTTGTTAAGTTCCCTTGGGATATGGGCACAACTGTTGAGCAGATGGAAGTCTACTACGACAACATGGAGTTCAAAGACTGGACTCACGCCGTATCTAAGACTCCTATGCTGAAAGCACAGCACCCTGGTTATGAAACTTGGCAGCTAGGCGTACACGGTAAGAACAACGTTACTTGTACCGACTGTCATATGCCTAAGGTGAAGAATGCTGAAGGCCGTAAGTTTACCGACCACAAGGTAGGTAACCCATTCGACCGCTTCGAAGAGACTTGTGCGACTTGTCATACTCAAAGCAAGGAGTTCATGGTTAACCTGACGAAAGAGCGCAAAGTTAAGGTTGCTGACCTTAAGGCACGTGCCGAGTCTCAGCTAGTTAAGGCGCACTTCGAAGCTAAAGCGGCTTGGGATGCGGGTGCAACTGAAGCTGAAATGAAGCCAATCTTAATGGATATCCGTCACGCTCAATGGCGCTGGGACTATGCAACTGCCTCTCACGGTGTTGCGGCTCACGCAGCTGACGAAGCGCTACGCATCCTAGGTACTGCGGTAGATAAGGCTGGTGATGCACGCATCAAACTAGCTCAACTGCTAGCAACCAAAGGTGTTAAGCAGCCTATCGCCTTCCCAGATGTTTCTACCAAGGCCAAGGCGCAAGCTGCATTGGGTATGGACATGAACAAGTTGAATGCCGACAAGGCTGAGTTCAAGAAGACTGTACTGCCTAAGTGGGATGCAGAAGCTAAGAAGCGCGAAGCAACTTACTAATTTCCCCCCCCCCTGCATAGTAAAAGCCCCGGTTATCCGGGGCTTTTTTATCTCTTCACTATTTCAATTTTCTACTACTTTATCAGTTTCAGCAGGGCCCTGAATCTGTCGCCACTGGCCTCTGCCTGTAGCTCGAACAACAAAGACTCGCAGTTGGTCAGCAGGGCGCCGTGCTGGGTCATCATCTCACAGCCTAACCGCTTATTGGCCTCGGTTCGCGAGGAGACGGCGTCGGTCACCAAGTGCACCTCATATTCGTTGTCCAGCAGATCCCGGCAGGTCTGATAGACGCAGATGTGGGTCTCTATGCCGGCGAGCAACACCTTGGGCCTGCCATACTGCTGTAGTGCCTGTCTGAAGGGCTCGGCGTGCCAGCCGCTAAAGTGAGCCTTGGGGATAGGCTGATAATGAGGCGTCAGCAGCTCGGCCAATGCCGGGCTAGTGGCCCCCAGCTTTTCGGGCAGCTGCTCAAGCCAGACGACAGGGATCTCAAACAGCTCAGCCGCCTTTACCAGTGTGGTGAGCCGGGTTTCCAGTTCCTCTGCCTGGTGCATCAGGGTGGCCAGCTTTCCCTGGACATCGACGATGACGAGTACACATTCCTGTGGTTGCAACATAGGGCGCTCCTCTATGGGTGATGACTCCATCATACCCGGATAATTTCGCCACCCAATTCGTCATAAGTCGAATAGGCGACTGCGCTATTTTTGTGCGCTCGGTGCATAGTCGCACCTAATTGGTGCATTTATATGCAGCATGAAGGGCGTCGCTATTACTAAGTTTATGAATGTTAAAGTTTTGTAATGTTGGCCTGATGATTGAATTGCCTTTGGCATCAGCAAGAATACTAAGATGAGTCGGAGGCGGTAATGAAATTAATCAGCGCAATAATCAAGCCATTCAAACTCGATGATGTGCGAGAAGCCATTGCAGGGTTGGGGATTGAGGGGATGACGGTGACCGAGGTGAAGGGGTTCGGACGTCAGAAAGGCCATACAGAGCTCTATCGTGGCGCCGAATACCAGGTGGATTTTCTGCCTAAGGTTAAACTGGATATCGCTACTAAGGCTGAAAACGTCGATCACCTTATCGAGTCCATCGTCGCGGCGGCGCATACGGGCAAGATAGGCGACGGCAAGATTTTCGTGACGGATCTCGATCAGGTGATCCGTATCCGTACCGGCGAACTCGATAACGAAGCACTTTAAGGGGGAATTCCAATGGAAGAGTTAGTAACACTAGGTGCGACAGTATCTGAGTTGAAGTTTGCTCTCGACACCTTTTATTTCTTGATCTCAGGCGCGCTGGTGATGTGGATGGCAGCTGGGTTTGCCATGTTGGAAGCGGGTCTGGTGCGCTCCAAGAACACCACAGAGATCTTAACCAAGAACGTCTGTCTCTACTCCATCGCCTGTATCATGTATCTGGTGGTGGGTTACAACATTATGTATGTGGATAACGCCGAGGGTGGCTGGTTGCCATCGTTTGCTAGCCTCATCGGTGCTCAGGCAAGCGATGCCGACCATGCGCTGGAATCGGATTTCTTCTTCCAGGTGGTGTTTGTGGCAACCGCTATGTCTATCGTCTCTGGCGCCGTTGCCGAGCGTATGAAGCTGTGGGCCTTCCTGATCTTCTCTGTGGTAATGACTGGGGTTATCTATCCTGTCGAAGGCTACTGGACCTGGGGCGGCGGTTTCCTCTCTGAGGCTGGGTTTGTCGACTTCGCCGGTAGTGGCATAGTACACATGGCGGGCGCTGCGGCGGCTATCTCGGGCGTCTTGTTACTCGGCGCTCGTAAGGGTAAGTATGGCCCTAACGGTCAGGTGAATCCTATCCCTGGTTCTAACCTGCCGATGGCAACCTTAGGCATGTTCATCTTGTGGATGGGTTGGTTCGGCTTTAACGGTGGCTCTCAGCTTTTGGTGTCTGATGCCGAGAACGCGTCGGCGGTGGCGAAGATCTTCGTTAACACCAACTCTGCAGCCGCCTTCGGCGCCGTCTCTGCCCTGGTGGTCTGTAAGATGGTATGGGGTAAGGCGGACTTGACCATGATCTTAAACGGCGCCTTGGCGGGCCTGGTGGCTATCACCGCAGATCCTTTGTCGCCATCACTGCCTCTGGCCGGAGTTATCGGCATGGTTGCCGGCGGTCTGGTGGTCTTCTCCATCGTGATGTTCGACAGAGTAAAGATTGACGATCCTGTCGGTGCTATTTCGGTGCACGGTGTTGCCGGCCTGTTCGGTGTGATGCTGGTGCCGCTGTCAAATGCCGATGCGACAGTCTTGGGTCAGCTCTATGGCGCCTCGGTCATCTTCGCCTGGGTATTCGGGGTTTCCTTCGCGGCCTGGTATATCCTCAAGATCACCATGGGGATCCGTGTCTCCGAAGAGGAAGAGTATAACGGTATGGATGCATCGGATTGCGGTATCGATGCTTACCCAGAGTTTGTCTCACTCAAGAGCGCCAGTTAACGGCTAGTCAAAACAGATTACCAAAACTGATAGTAGAATTAACAGGGTCCGTACCTCATGGTGCGGACCCTGTCTTTTGTATTATGCTATCAAAAAAATGTGGTGTAAGGAGCGCTAACATGAAGCAGTCTCTCTGGGTGTTGTTGTCGTTACTGGTCTCAATTCAGTTGCAGGCCGGTCAGGTGGTGGTGCGTAAGGCGAGCGAACCCTTCGACGCCTTCGCCGTGCGCGACAAGGTGCAGCAGGACTTTGAGTGGCGGGAATCCCTGCGTTTGCAGCAGCAGATCCAGATATTACAGAGTCTGCCCTTGGGCTGCGTGCTGTTTAAGTCGCCCTATGCCTACTATCGTTGCGGCGCGAGTTTTTATCGCCCCTATCTGTATCAAACCGAGGGCCTAGACCCTCAGCAGTTCTATATTCAGGTAGATCCGCCAGTATCTCAGTGATTGTTAATATTTTGTAACGCTTTGCGTGGGGCAAAATGAAAAAGCCTACTTTATGATAGATCTTACGGTGCCCTCATCAGCGTAGGTTTAATATGAAAAGGCTAATTGAGTATAAGCGCGCTATCTTGTTGTTATTCTTCATAGTGAGCGGTTGTGCCAGCGGCCCGGGTAAGGAAACCCTCGCTAATATCGATCAGTACTTTGCCGACGATGAATTCGCGGCGGTTGCGGTTCAGGTTACGCCGGATAAGCTATTTGCGCTGCCGACTCAGGTCACGATCGATCTGCGGCAAGATTATAAGCGCAGCCGAATGGCGCGAGACTATATTGCCGCTAACTTGTGGCTAGCCAACTACATCAACGCCGATAAAGGCGGTTTCAAATACCAAGATAATCTAACAAAGATCCCGGCGGATACCTTTAATGCGCGCGCCGGTAACTGTCTGTCGTTGGTGTTACTCAGTGCCTCGCTTGCCGATGCCTTGGGGGTCGATGTCGAGTTTCAAGAGGTCGAAGTGCCGCCCGTGTGGGACAAGGCCGGTGACTTCTATCTGGTGAATGGTCACATCAATCTGCGCCTAATTCCAAGAGAGACGAGTGATACCTTCCTTGCCGACAAAAATGCGTTGCAGATAGATTTTCTGCCCGAGCGTACCATGCGTGGCTATGCCAAAAGGCGAATCGACAGAACCACCGTCATGGCGATGTTCTATAACAATGTCGCGGCAGAGTCTCTGGTGGAGGGACGTTACGACCAGGCCTATGCCTACCTGAAACAGAGCCTGATGTTAAAGGCCGATTTTATTCCCGCCTTGAATACCCTGGCGATCCTCTATCGTTACAAGGGGCTGGATGATAGGGCGGAAAGCCTCTATAAGCTGGCGCTATCCCGAGACAGTGAGGATATGAACGCCCTGTTTAACTATGGGGTGTTACTCGCCAGTCAAGACAGGCTAGAGGAGTGGGCCAAGGTGCATAAGACCCTTGAGCTGGTTAGGATCCGCAATCCCTATTACTACTATGACATGGCGCAGCAAGCCTACTCGGAGCATGAATATCAGACGGCGCTTACCTGGTATAAACGTGCGGTAGAGAAGGCCGATTATCGCCATGAGTTCTACTTTGGACTCTCCAGGGCCTATTGGGCCACGGGCGATGAGCGCAGGGCTAAGCTGAACATGCAAAAGGCACTGTCGCTGTCGGTGGATGAATATAATCAGCGACGTTATCA is a window from the Shewanella loihica PV-4 genome containing:
- a CDS encoding hydrolase, with translation MLQPQECVLVIVDVQGKLATLMHQAEELETRLTTLVKAAELFEIPVVWLEQLPEKLGATSPALAELLTPHYQPIPKAHFSGWHAEPFRQALQQYGRPKVLLAGIETHICVYQTCRDLLDNEYEVHLVTDAVSSRTEANKRLGCEMMTQHGALLTNCESLLFELQAEASGDRFRALLKLIK
- a CDS encoding ammonium transporter, producing the protein MEELVTLGATVSELKFALDTFYFLISGALVMWMAAGFAMLEAGLVRSKNTTEILTKNVCLYSIACIMYLVVGYNIMYVDNAEGGWLPSFASLIGAQASDADHALESDFFFQVVFVATAMSIVSGAVAERMKLWAFLIFSVVMTGVIYPVEGYWTWGGGFLSEAGFVDFAGSGIVHMAGAAAAISGVLLLGARKGKYGPNGQVNPIPGSNLPMATLGMFILWMGWFGFNGGSQLLVSDAENASAVAKIFVNTNSAAAFGAVSALVVCKMVWGKADLTMILNGALAGLVAITADPLSPSLPLAGVIGMVAGGLVVFSIVMFDRVKIDDPVGAISVHGVAGLFGVMLVPLSNADATVLGQLYGASVIFAWVFGVSFAAWYILKITMGIRVSEEEEYNGMDASDCGIDAYPEFVSLKSAS
- a CDS encoding P-II family nitrogen regulator, coding for MKLISAIIKPFKLDDVREAIAGLGIEGMTVTEVKGFGRQKGHTELYRGAEYQVDFLPKVKLDIATKAENVDHLIESIVAAAHTGKIGDGKIFVTDLDQVIRIRTGELDNEAL
- a CDS encoding tetratricopeptide repeat protein; amino-acid sequence: MKRLIEYKRAILLLFFIVSGCASGPGKETLANIDQYFADDEFAAVAVQVTPDKLFALPTQVTIDLRQDYKRSRMARDYIAANLWLANYINADKGGFKYQDNLTKIPADTFNARAGNCLSLVLLSASLADALGVDVEFQEVEVPPVWDKAGDFYLVNGHINLRLIPRETSDTFLADKNALQIDFLPERTMRGYAKRRIDRTTVMAMFYNNVAAESLVEGRYDQAYAYLKQSLMLKADFIPALNTLAILYRYKGLDDRAESLYKLALSRDSEDMNALFNYGVLLASQDRLEEWAKVHKTLELVRIRNPYYYYDMAQQAYSEHEYQTALTWYKRAVEKADYRHEFYFGLSRAYWATGDERRAKLNMQKALSLSVDEYNQRRYQAKLQAMQSHQGIH
- the narQ gene encoding nitrate/nitrite two-component system sensor histidine kinase NarQ; the protein is MKKGSLTSTILRLMLALILLSSGLATFAIANLAYSLGDARAINASGSLRMQSYRLMFYANSGSEGADDKIREFEATLHSDALKRSLDWMTPDDLASQYLLVIQKWQVMKQYIEEENSRLYVSALKDFVDTIDLFVLETEEFAAFKLKLLAASQITGLGLMLLIAFFAVRFTKRKVVTPLNQLMESANTISKGEFDVTMPDSEYIELSSLSNALATSAKELSTLYNNLENQVKEKTFALTRANNELKLLYDNLVMLHSGKLEISTLKQALNQLRAHEPNSFLRLVIAQDDKEKLYIDADGGWPIASRSQTRFPLKFADNELGYLEVTALGEINHPLFENFAIMLARSIVIYNAGEQRQQLALMEERGVIARELHDSLGQLLSFLKIQVNLLSKGLDSQCRSPQVEEQLKEINEGVNTAYVQLRELLSTFRLTIKDPNLNHAIEMMLDQLRGQTTAKITLEDKLPIQLLGAHQHIHVLQLTREATLNAIKHAQADHIHICCTRSGNNVKISISDDGVGLEKLKERDQHFGIGIMHERASRLSGVVDFSSNEQGGTTVTLLFPPEQEPRQ
- a CDS encoding YacL family protein produces the protein MEYEFRRNTLTGTLVAQFTMDHEIMGLWFVDELGEDKALIAQIASTIEALQQGKLTEQGFIGKAISLELDEEQARVFANALEMDDDTLLDESMSLYDGESQAFCGLEDFEAALKSWQAFIEESR
- a CDS encoding response regulator, which codes for MGKPYSVLVVDDHPLLRRGICQLITSDSDFTLFGEAGSGLDALSAIAENEPDIVLLDLNMKGMTGLDTLNALRQEGVTSRIVILTVSDAKQDVIRLVRAGADGYLLKDTEPDLLLEKLKNAMQGHRVISESVEDFIYELKDGADEQAWIDNLTPRELQILEQLAEGKSNRVISEQLHISEGTVKVHVKNLLRKANAKSRTEMAVRYLNQ
- the nrfA gene encoding ammonia-forming nitrite reductase cytochrome c552 subunit, with translation MVRTLTTKTFALSALVAAGLMATGVMASDKTEPRNEVYKDKFSKQYNSWHDTAESKEVVDMLEEVPSLVVLWAGYGFAKDYNAPRGHMYAVTDVRNTLRTGAPKSAEDGPMPMACWSCKSPDVPRVIEEQGEDGYFTGKWYKGGAEIVNTIGCSDCHEKGSSKLRMSRPFAERAMATLGTPFDKASKKDKQSMVCGQCHVEYYFEKTKDRKGFVKFPWDMGTTVEQMEVYYDNMEFKDWTHAVSKTPMLKAQHPGYETWQLGVHGKNNVTCTDCHMPKVKNAEGRKFTDHKVGNPFDRFEETCATCHTQSKEFMVNLTKERKVKVADLKARAESQLVKAHFEAKAAWDAGATEAEMKPILMDIRHAQWRWDYATASHGVAAHAADEALRILGTAVDKAGDARIKLAQLLATKGVKQPIAFPDVSTKAKAQAALGMDMNKLNADKAEFKKTVLPKWDAEAKKREATY